The DNA region TTCTTAAACTTGAAGTCGAAATCTTCCCTGAAACACTCGCAAAAATAAACACACTTTTAGCTCCTAAACGCTAAAATAAGGCTTTAACCTTTATACAAGGATTTGCTGTGCAACATAAAATACACCAAGCACAAATCTTGATGGACGCATTGCCGTACATTAAACTTTTTAATAAAAAAACCATCGTCATTAAATACGGTGGCGCCGCACAAATCAACCCCGAACTCAAAGAGCAGTTTGCAAAAGATATTGTCCTACTTTATCTTGTGGGAATCAAGCCTATCATTATCCATGGCGGCGGTAAAAAAATCAATGCCCTACTCGATAAACTTGAAGTCAAAAGTAGCTTTGTGGATGGACTTCGTGTGACAGATGACCAAGTGATGGAAGTGGTCGAAATGGTGCTCAGTGGAAGTATCAATAAAGAAATCACGACCCTACTTAATCATCATGGCGCCAAAGCCATTGGCATTACGGGCAAAGATGCCAATTTTATCCATGCGCGCCCCATGGACGATGGTAAATACGGACTTGTAGGCGATATTACAAAGATCGACAAGAAAGTGCTCAAGCATCTTATGCGTGAAAAATTCATCCCTGTCATCGCCCCCATTGCAGCGGGTGATGATATCAATCATCCCGGTTATAACATTAACGCAGATTTAGCCGCCAGTAAAATTGCTGTGGCAATGCAAGCCAAAAAAATCATCTTCCTCACAGACACCCCCGGTGTTTTAGATAAAGAGGGAAATCTCATCTCCAGCCTTGATAAAACCAAAATCAAAGCCCTTAAAAAAGATGGTACGATCAGTGGCGGAATGATCCCAAAACTAGACGCGTGTTTAGAAACTGTGCGTGGAGGGGTTGAATGCGCACACATCATTGATGGAAGAGTTCAACACTCCATTTTATTAGAGCTCTTTACCAAAGATGGTATTGGCACGATTATTAAAGAATAAAATTAAATTCTGTCAACATTGTTGGCAAGTTTCAGTGCCGAGAGGCTAACGTAGCTAAAAGAGCGTTGCTTTTTTAGTGTATAGAAATTAGTAAGGATGAGTATGTTTATTGAAACCCGTGGAAATGATGGTATTAAACCAAACAAAGTTCCCTTTTCATTTGCTATTTTAAACCCAAGTGCAAGCTTTGGCGGACTTTATGTGCCAGAGAACCTCCCTAAAATTGACACAGACTTTTTAGAGAAGGCTTCAAAAAAAAGCTATAAAGAGATCACGCTTGATATTTTAAGACTCTTTAAAATTGACATTGAAGAAGAGGTCATGCAAAAAGCTGTTGCATTGTATGATGCCTTTGATGATGCTAGCGAGCCTACACCACTGGTTCAAATTGAAGATGACTTGTTTGTCAATGAACTTTACCATGGTCCAACACGTGCCTTTAAAGATATGGCATTGCAACCTTTTGGCTACATTCTTTCGCACCTTGCGCAAAAGTTAAACGAGCAGTATCTCATTCTTGCAGCAACCAGCGGCGATACGGGACCTGCCACATTAGATACGTTTGCCAATAAACCAAATATTAAGGTCGTATGTCTCTATCCTGATGGTGGAACAAGTGATGTCCAACGCCTTCAAATGACCACACAAAAGAGCCCAAATCTCAAAATCATTGGTATTCATGGCAATTTTGACGATGCCCAAAATGCGCTCAAACGCTTGCTCGCATCGTCTAGCTTTAAAGAAGCATTGAGTACCAAAAATATTAAACTCAGCGCTGCTAACTCGGTCAATTTTGGACGTATTATTTTCCAAATCATTTACCATATCTACGCTTATGTCGCCTTGCTCAAACAAAAGAAAGTAGAACTTGGAAAGCCCTTTTATACGATCATTCCTAGTGGAAACTTTGGTAATGCCTTAGGTGCGTATTATGCGAAAAAAATGGGACTGCCGATTGAGAAAATTTTAATTGCTTCCAACATTAACAACATTCTTACCGACCTTATCACCACAGGTGTTTATGATCTTCGAAATCGAAGCCTCCTTCAAACAACTTCCCCTGCAATGGACATTTTGATCTCATCCAACGTAGAGCGTGTTTTGTTTGATAAATTTGGAGCCATTCGTACCAAAGAGCTTATGGAAGACCTTAAAGAAAACAAACTCTATATATTAAGCAAAGAAGAGTTAGCAAGCTTGCAATCAGATTTTGAAGCCGTTTACTCCGATGATACCTTTGGCAAAGATCAAATCAAACATTATGCCAACCAAGGCTACATCATGGATCCTCACACAGCAACGTGTCTTAAAGCCTATCAAGAACTCAAAGCCAAACCCCTTCCATGTGTCCTTTGCTCCACAGCTGAATGGACTAAATTTGCTCCAACGATGCTGAATGCTATTAACCAAAACAGCGTAAAATACAACGATAAAGAGGCACTTGAGGGCATCAGCAATGCTTTACATGTAAAGATTCCAAATTGCATCAGCACTCTCTTTAATGAGCCCGTCATTCACGATAAAGTCGTTGCAAAAGAAGGCATTGAGGCAGAAATTTTTAATTTTTTAAATCATAAGGCAAGTAAATGATCATCATCCCTGCTCGCCTTGCTTCCACACGTTTTCCAGGTAAAATATTAGCCAATATCCATGGGCTTCCGATGGTCATTGCAACCGCAAAACGTGTACAAAATCTTGATGATGTTGCCATCGCCGCAGATACGGAAGAAGTCGTTCAACTCGCTTCTGATTATGGGTTTAAAGCCATCCTCACCTCACAAGATCACCAAAGCGGAACAGATCGTATTAATGAAGCAGCTTCTAAACTCAATCTTTCAGAGAATGAAATTATTGTCAACGTACAAGCCGATGAGCCATTTATTGAAGAAGCTGTTGTCAAAAGTGTCATTGAGCGAGCGAAAAATACCGACGCGATGATTACTAGCGCGTGTAAGAAGATTGATCTTAACCATGTAAAAGATCCAAACCTCGTTAAAGTCATTTTAGATATTAACAAAAATGCTATTTATTTTTCCAGAAGTGTGATTCCCTATGACCGTGAAGGTGGATTTGAGGGCTATTTTGGGCATATTGGTCTTTATGCGTTTCGTAAAAAAGCACTTCAAACCTTTTGTACCCTACCCTATGCACCTCTTGAACATATTGAAAAACTAGAACAGTTGCGTGCTATTTACCATGGTTACACAATTGCAATGGTGGAAGTGGAAAGTCAAAGTTTCGGAATTGATACGCAAGAAGATTTAGAGCGAGCACTACACTTTTTTCAATAAACAATAAAGAGAGCTATGAATCTCTCTTTATTGTTTAAACGGCTACTTGCTCGAAAGTATCTTTTTCGTGGTCGAAAAGATACGCTTCCATTGGGTTTTCACCCACTTGAAAAATAATCCTACATGACTCAAAACCCGATTTTTTAAGCCCTTTTTCAACCACTTCTAAGATAAAGGCACGTGTACTAAACATATGGGTAGTTGTGTTGCCTTCATAGGCAAATACTTCGTTAGGAATAGGTGTAAAGCCCTCTTTATTGAGATGTTTTTCAAAAACAGTTTTTTCATTTAAGCCTTCGACTTCGACAATCAAAATAACGTTCATTTAAATTCCTATTTTTTCAAGATGCGCTAAAAATTCATCAGCATTTTTAAACCCAACCAGACGAAACTCTGCACTCTCTTTACCCTCTTTAAAAAACAAAATGGCAGGAGGACCGTAAATCGTAAAAGCTTTTTGCAAAGCTTTATCTTCTTCACTATTTTTTGTCACATCCACCTTTAAAAGCGTGAATTTTTCAAGTTTTTCTTTTACACTAGCGTCACTAAAGGTAAACTTTTCGAATTCAACACAATTCACACACCAATCAGCATAAAAATCTACCATCACTGGTTTTGGGCTATTTTTAATGGCATTTTCAAGCTCATTTAGATTTTTAACCTTCGTAAAAGAGGAAGAAGATAATGATGAAGGCACAGTCAAACTCTCTTTAGCTATAAATTTTTCAAAAGGTGCTAAAGGATTGCTTGCCCCACTTAAAAAGCCAATGAAAAGGGCTACACCATATACAAGTATTATAAAGAGAAGGCTTTTAAATATTTTTTGCCACCCTTTTGTATGCTCGTTTAAAGGTTCAAGTGCACCAAAGTAAATCGTAGCGCTAATAATCAATACTGCCCACAGAGCCATACTAACAAAGCTTGGGATAATGCGCGAAAGCATCCAGATAGCAACACCTAACAGCATCACACCAAAGAAGACACTCACATTTCGCATCCACATGCCAGGACGTGGCATATATTTACCCGCCGTTGTACCCAACAGAAGCAGAGGAATTCCCATGCCAAGACTCATGACAAATAAAGCACTTCCACCAAGCAAGGCATCACCACTTTGCGAGATGTATATGAGAGCACCAGCAAGAGGTGCTGCCACACAAGGCCCTACAATGAGTGCGGATAAAAAACCCATAACCGCAATGCCAATAATTCCTTTAGCTTGCGCCTTTCCAGTTTTTTGACTTACTCTATTTTGAATAAAATTTGGCATCTTAATCTCATAAAAACCAAACATTGAAAGCGCCAAGATAACAAAAACTGCACTAAAAGCACCAATCACCCAAGGGTTCTGCATTGAAACTTGTATGTTCGCACCAAAAAGTGCTGCAAGGACACCCGCAATCGTGTAAGCCAAAGACATGGCTAAGACATACACTAAAGAGAGTAAAAAACCCTTTTTAGCGTTCATTGACATACTAGGCTGTGAGACAATAATGGAAGAGAGTATAGGCACCATCGGAAAGACACAGGGTGTTAATGAAAGTAAGAGTCCAAAACCAAAAAAGCTGAGTAAGACAAAAATGATATTGTTATTCATAAAACTTTGTGCAATTTCATCTTGTTCTGAGAGAACCGTCTTATTTTGTGCGACAATAAGAGAGGAACCCATAAGATTAAATGTAAATTCTTTGGTAAGGGGTTGATAGCAAATACCAAGTTCTGAACAACCTTGATAGGAAAGTTTGAGCGTAAAATTGCCTTTTTTGACCTGATCTTCCAATAAGCTTTGTGGGACAAAAAGCTCAAAAGACTTTCGTTGCGTTACATAGTCGTGAAAGTTCTCTGATTTAGGTCGTTCAATCCATCCGGTTATATCAACCACTTTAGGTTGAGTAAGTTCTAATTTGATCTTATCATCGTACATATAAATTTTATCGCCTAAAGCAATACTGATAATAGCACCATGAAGAGTGTGTGTTGCAGTGACTTTAAAAGCTTCTTCTGGCGTTAAAACCTTTGGCTTTTCGACACCAAAAAGAGAGACCATTAACAAAAAGAACAAAGCAGAATACCGTAAAATATGTTGCACAAAAGCACCTTTTCTAAAATAATTGTTTATTGTATCAAAGAACTCTAAATGTTTTTTAAATTACAACGATTTTAAGAGTATTATAAAGCATTACATGTAAAAGCAGGAGCAGAATATGGGTAAAAAGAAAAAAGAAAAAATAGTCCTCCAAAATGAAGAACTGATCATGGATAAAGAACCCATAAAAGAGAAAGATGACAAAGTCCAAATTTGGGTTAAAAAAAGCGAACTCAAATACGAAAAAGATTTAAAGAGACTTCAAATTGAACTGCTCAAATTCCAAAATCACGTCAAAGATAAAGGGCTCAAAGTGCTTATTATTATTGAAGGGCGTGATGCTGCGGGGAAAGGTGGAACGATTAAACGTATTACAGAGCACTTAAACCCTAGAGGAGCTAGAATTGTCGCACTCTCTAAGCCTTCCGATACTGAACGCTCACAATGGTATTTCCAGCGTTATACAGAGCACCTACCTTCTGCTGGAGAAATCGTACTGTTTGATAGATCATGGTATAACAGGGCTGGTGTTGAGCCTGTCATGGGATTTTGTACCCAAGAAGAGCATAAAGAATTTTTGCGTGAAGTTCCCAAATTTGAAACCATGATCGCAAATGCAGGCATCATCTTTTTCAAATTCTATTTTTCAGTGGGTAAAGAAGAGCAAGCCAAACGTTTTAAAGAGCGCAAAACAGACCCTCTCAAACAGTTTAAACTCTCTCCCGTAGATGAGAAATCACAAGAACTATGGGATCAATATACGGTTGCAAAATACTCCATGCTTTTAGCTTCTAACAATCCTAAATGCCCATGGACCATTATTCTCTCTGACGATAAGAAAAAAGCGAGGATTAACACCATTCGACATATCTTGCAAAATGTTGATTACCCCGATAAAATCAAGAAAAAACACTTAGCAACCGACAACTCTATTGTACGTTCAGGTAAGCAAGAGATAGAGATTATGGAAAAAAGCTTACCAAGCGAAAACTTGTCTCACTTGAATGGATAAGCTTTACATGTAAAAAGGTTTGAGCTAGCGTAAGTGTTTGATGAGGAGTTTAATATAGTCTATATCAAGCTTATTTTTAGACTCTTCTTGAATTAAGGATAAAGCATTGTAGGTACTGTAAGCACCTCTGTAAGGTTTTAGTGTAATCAAGGCATCAAATATATCGCAAATAGCAATAATTTTTTCAAATGAACTGATACGAGAACTATCAATTCCACGAGGATAACCACTTCCATCTAACCTCTCATGATGCTCTTTGATTGCATTAATGACAATTCTATCTTTTAAGCCACTGCGTTTGACTAATGTGACACTCGCGTCAACATGTGTCTGAATTTTTTTAATTTCACTCTCACTCAAAAAATCAGGCTTATTCAACAATTCATCATCTATCTCATATTTACCAATGTCGTGTAAAATTGCACCTAATACTAATTTTTTCTGATCCGTCATATCAATGCCAATTTGGCTTCCAAGAATCGAAGCAAAAAAAGCAACTTTAATGCAATGCGCGGATAAGGAATCTTTTTCATCTAAAAAGTCATTGAATTTTGAGAGTGTCACACGTTCTTGATTGACGACAAACACCAACTCTTCTGCTAAAATATCAATTGCTTCTATCGGGAGATATTTTTCTTCTTTATCCTTGATCCAGGCATCAAAAAGAGATTTAGAATGTGTATATATCAGTTTTAATTTTTCAGTGATAGCTTGAGTTTTTAATACAATCTTATGAATATCAATACAATTTTTGACAGCTTCATCAAAACTATACAGCGTATCTTCTTCGGATACATTCCCTATTTTATGAATAGTTTCATCATGATATACCTTGTACTTTGGATAACTCTTATTTTCTACATAAATTTGCAAATCGGGGTTACTTAGCTTTTGATATATCTCTTCGTTTAAAAAAGTCCCACTTTCGATTAAAATGACAAAGCCATTGAATCGTTGAATGTAGCAATCAAAAGCCAAGACCGTTCCACGTCTAAAAGCCCTATTATCTATCGGAGTAAATCCATGATTTAAAAATATTTTAACTACTTTGCTCATAACACGATACCTTAACCATTCACTCTTCAGCGCATTTCTATTTTTTGATGGCAGCTATTATATCATGCAAAAATGAAATAAATAGGATTATTTGTTTTGTTGAAAATAATGAAAGGGAAAGAACTTCTCCTAGCCGCATTTACTTACGTATAAATACGGCTAAGATAGTAAAAAAAGAGGTTATTATTCTACTTCAGCGTCGATGACATCGTCATCTTTTTTAGCTTTTGGTTTTTCACCGCCAGCGGCACCCGCTTCACCTTGATCTTTTTTGTACATTGCTTCCGCAAGTTTATGGCTCGCTTCGCTTAGAGATTTGACTTTTGCATCGATTTGCTCTTTTGTTGCACTCTCGTTTGCAAGAACTTCTTTAAGTGCTTTAAGCTCTGCTTCGATTTTTGTTTTCTCCTCAGCACTGATGGCATCGCCCATTTCGCCTAACGATTTTTCTGTTTGGTGAGCAAGTGCATCGGCTTGATTTCTAGCATCAACCGCTTCTTTACGTTTTTTGTCTTCTTCTTTGTGAAGTTCAGCATCTTTAACCATTTTCTCGATTTCAGCGTCATCCAATCCTGAACTACCAGAGATTTTGATCTCTTGTGCTTTTCCTGTTGCTTTATCTTTAGCAGAAACCGTCAAAATACCATTTGCATCGATGTCAAACGCAACTTCGATTTGTGGTACACCACGAGGGGCTGGTGGAATGCTTTCAAGATTGAACTGACCGAGTGACTTGTTATCTCTTGCAAACTCACGCTCACCTTGAAGCGCATGAATGGTAACCGCAGGTTGGTTATCTTCCGCAGTTGAGAACACTTGAGATTTTTTAACAGGAATCGTTGTACCTTTTTCAATGAGTTTCGTCATGACACCACCCAAAGTCTCAATACCAAGGCTTAGAGGCGTAACATCTAAAAGAAGAATATCTTTGACATCACCCTTAATAACGGCACCTTGAATTGCTGCACCAATGGCGACAACTTCATCAGGGTTCACAGATTTATTAAGATCTTTTTCAAAGAATTCTTTGACTTTTTGTTGAACCAAAGGAACACGCGTTGAACCACCGACCATAACGATCTCTTTAATTTCAGCTTTTTTTAAATCAGAGTCATTAACAACTTCTTTGATTTTTTTAATCGTAAGTGCAACTAAATCTTCAATCATAGATTCAAATTTAGCACGAGTCAATTTTTTAACCAAGTGTTTAGGACCGGTTGCATCCGCTGTGATAAATGGTAAGTTAACTTCTGTCTCATTGGAAGATGAAAGCTCTTTTTTCGCATTTTCAGCTGCTTCTTTAAGACGTTGAAGTGCCATAACATCTGATTTAAGATCAATACCATTGTCGTTTTTAAATTCAGAAACCAACCAGTCAATCAATCTATTATCAAAGTCATCACCACCTAAGAAGGCGTCACCACCAGTTGCTAAAACTTCAACAACATTATCACCTGTTTCAAGTACCGTAACGTCAAATGTTCCACCACCCAAGTCATAAACAACAATTTTCTCAGCTTCTTTTTTATCCAATCCGTAAGACAAAGCCGCTGCTGTTGGCTCGTTGATAATACGAAGAACGTTCAAGCCTGCAATCGTACCTGCTTCTTTGGTTGCTTTTCTTTGGCTATCATTAAAGTACGCAGGAACAGTGATGACCGCGTCTGTTACTTCTTCACCAAGATACGCCTCAGCATCTTCTTTAAGTTTCATCAACACTTTTGCGCTGATCTCTTGTGGCGTGTACACTTTACCATCGATTTCAATCGCACATGCGCCGTTTCTATCAACAATAGCATACGGAAGACGTTTTTTAGCTTCAATCGTTTTCTCTTCATTACTCATAAGACCCATAATTCTTTTAATAGAATAAATGGTTCTCTTTGGATTGGTGACTGCTTGACGTTTTGCTGTATCACCAACTAAAACCTCTTCTTTATCGGTAAATGCAACAACAGATGGGGTTGTGTTTTTACCCTCTTTATTAGGAATAACTTTACTCTCACCGCGCTCATAGACAGAGACACATGAGTTTGTGGTTCCTAGATCAATACCAATTACTTTTCCCATTTTTTATCCTTTGATTTTTATTTTTACTATTTTTTAAATGCGAACAGAGTCCATCTTCAATTCATTACACTAAAGCACAACCTAACGGTCGTATTTTAATTTTATTTGACGATACTCACCATTGCTGGTCTTAAAATACGATCTTTAATCTTGTAACCCTTTTGGAAAACCTGTAAAATCTCGCCACTATTTTTCTCCGCGCTTTCTAATTGCATAACGGCTTCATGGAAATTTGGATCAAATGTTCCATCAATCGCAACCAATTCAACACCGTGTTTTTCAAACGCTTTGCGAAATTGATCAATCGTAAGGCCTAAACCCTCTTTAACTTTTTCTAAAAGCTCACCACTCTCAATCTCTGTGTTACTTCCTGCCAAAATTGCCATTTCTAAAGAGTCAATGACAGGTAAAAGGTCCCGTGCAAACACCTCGTGTGCATACGAAATGGCTTGCATTTTCTCTTTTTCCAAACGTCGTTTCATATTGTCGAAATCAGCATTTGCTCGTAAATATCTATCTTCAAGTTCGGCAACTTTAGATTGGAGTTCTTCGAGTTCACTTTTTTGCTCACATTCGCATTCGTCGTCTTCTTGAGGCTCTGAACACTCAGGAACGATCTCAGCAGAAACATCAGAGACACCCTGTTCCTCTTTTAATTTTTCATCCACGTTTTACTCCTTCACTTGATTAAAGAACTCTTCGAAATCACTCTCAATGCGACCAAAGCAGAAAAAATCTACTGTTGTATCTTCATCTTTGAGTTGTGCTTTTTGTTTGATTGCCATGCATCCTTGAGGAACAAAGCCATCAAAGTAGAGTCCATCGGTAATAGATTCTACAAAATGAAGCGTTTGAAACCGTTGGATAAACGCCTCATTTTGGAGTTCTTGTGCAATAGAGTACATTTCTTTCTCCCCTTCTCTCAAAATGGGTGCTTGGGAAAAAATAGCTGAGAGTTTTTCATGCAACTCATACAATCCTACTTGTGCTGAGATATCTTTGAGTTCGCGCATTTGACAGCCAACGAGTCGTTGTAAAAACTGCTCCACTTTAGCGTTAAACTTTAAAACAACCTCATGTTCATCAAAGACTAAAATCAAAAAACGATTCTGCACCGTTACTAACTCCTTAAAAGGAGAATTGGCAGTTTTTTCAACAATACAAAAAAGATTGTGTTCGTGAGATGAGCGTTTAATTTTATCAATATTTTTAATTTCTAAAGGATGCGTTGGATCCAATTTTTCTTGCCAATATCCCATTAAAGCACGATGTGTTGGCACGCGGCCACCGCTTACATGTAATTGCTCAAGTGAACCCACATCAGAGAGCTTTTTAAAATAAATACGTATGGTTGAAGGAGAGATACCTAATGTCATCTTCATCTGTAATTCTAAAGATCCAATAGGCATTCTTGATTTAAGATAAGTTTGAATAATAGCATCTAAAATCAACTCTTGCTTCGAAAGTTTTTTCATTTTTAGCACTCTTAATGTTTAATTGCTGAAGAAATTATACAACATTGAGTGTATTGATGTCAAGTAGTAACTAAAAAGAGCATGGGTATAGGGTTTACATGTAAGGGCAAAGCCCTCTAAAAGGGAATAGTGATTTAATATGGAAAAGTTTAAAAGAAGTAGAAATTAGCGAATGGGATGTTTAAGACGTTTTTTATTGCGCATTAAGAGAAGTTTGATGAAATGTTTGATTTCGCCTTTACTCTCTTTGAGCTTGGAGAAAAAAGTTTCTTTTTCAGTAATAGTAGTGAAGATGTCATTTAAAGCTTGTCTTTCATTTTGGGACAACGTACTCACTTTTCATCCTTTAGTTCATGTGCTATGCGTTGAATTAAACGCAAGGCATCGCCCTCTTCCAGTTCACCAAGCATTTTAAAAATAGCTGATGCTGCTTGAGGTTGTGAATTACCAAGTTTCCAGTCTTGGTATGTTCGCATCGATACACCCAATTTATCTGCCATCTCACGCTGAGAAATCTTCTTGCCTAAAAATTTAGACTCAACAGCATTATGAAGGAGATTAAAAATATCGTTTGTTTTCATGTATAGGATTCTAGCTAAGGCTGGTTTAATTATACATAAATACGATTATTTTATAAGTTATTATATCTAAAAAATATCATTTTAGTGTATTTTTACTACATAAATTTGTTAAAAAATACTTTTATTTAAGTTTTTTACTCATTTAATGTTTATTTTTATACAGTTTTACGTATATTATATAGAAAAATATTGAAAGAGTAAAGCATAAGAGTTAATTTAGATACTTAGATGTTAATGTGGTTAAAGCAATTTTACATGTAAAGAGGGGAAAGAAATGAAGGGTAAAAAGAAGAAAAGTAGGATGGAAATTCCATCCTACTGTAAAGCACTGACTATTTTTTATTATCTCTAATAGAAAGCTCTTTAATGATTTTGCTGTATGTTACAAAATCTTTACGTTTAAGATATTGCATCAATCGTTTGCGTTGACCGACGAGTTTAAGAAGTCCTAGTCTTGAAGAGTGATCTTTTTTATTACTCTGAAGATGTTCTGTTAAATCAACAATTCTTTTAGAAAGAAGCGCGATTTGTACCTCTGGAGAACCTGTGTCTCCCTCTTTTCTGCCAAACTGACTAACAATTACTTGTTTTTCCGCCGAACCTAAAGCCATAATGACCTCCTGATTGGTATTTTATTTTTTGCTTTTAAACAAAAGCTTGAAATTGTAGCTAAAAAAATTAAAATTGTCTATGGGCATTCTGCCATCACCTTCTATCTTCAAAAAAGCATCTGAGACAACTTCAAGTCTATCAAGGATTTAGGAGTTATTTTCCTAATTAAAGCTAAATATAACGTTTATTTAGTACAATATTTATCTTATTTAACCAATAAATATGTTCGAGGGAAAACTATGTTATTAACTAAAGCGAGTGAGTATGCACTGCTATCATTGATTATTATTTCTCAAAAGAATAGCCCACAAGATGTTGATACCCTCTCCAATCAACTCGGTATTTCCAAGAGCTTTTTAGCTAAAATCCTTCAAGCGCTTGCAAAAGAAAACATTCTCAGCTCTTTTAAAGGTGCTCATGGTGGTTTTATGCTTGCACAAAAGCCAGAAAACCTCACACTCAAAGTGATCGTCGAATGTGCTGAAAAAAAGCAAACGATGGTTTTTGAATGTTCTCCTTCAACACAAAAATGCCCTGGTGGCAAAGGGACATACTGTCGTGTTTGGCCAATTCTTAATAAGCTACAAACGAAAATTGATCTATTTTTGGATAATATGACACTTAAAGATATTATTGAAATTTAAGGGTGTTGATTGGCTAAAAATCAAAATGCGCTCTTCGCTAGGGTTATTCCTTACTTAGAGCCTCTTGTCAAAGCAAAAGATCTTACTGTTGTTGTTTTTATCGTCTCTATTATGGCGATTATTATTGTTCCTCTTCCAAGTGCCATACTCGATTTTTTCCTAGTTATTTCACTCTCTATTTCCGTTTTGATTATTCTGATTTCGCTTTATATTCCAAGGCCAACCGATCTTTCAACTTTTCCAACACTTATTTTGATCATCACGCTCTTCCGACTTTCTTTGAACATTGCAACCACGAGAATGATTCTTACCAATGGACATTTAGGGCCTGATGCTGTGAGTGAAATTGTCTCTAGTTTTGGGCAGTTCGTTGTCGGTGGTAATTATGTCATCGGTGTTGTTGTCTTTACCATTCTTGTTTTAATTAACTTTATGGTCATTACTAAAGGTTCTACAAGGGTTGCAGAAGTTGCAGCACGTTTTACACTCGATGCGATGCCTGGCAAGCAAATGGCGATTGATGCTGACTTGAATGCTGGCTTGATTGATGAAAAAACGGCACGTAAACGTCGCGAAGATATTATTCAAGAAGCCAATTTTTATGGAGCCATGGACGGTTCGAGTAAGTTTGTTAAAGGTGACGCTGTTGCGGGTATCATCATCACTATTATTAACATTATTGGTGGTTTTTTAATTGGTTCATTCCAACATGGACTTGATCTTGGAACCAGTGCACAAACCTATACCATTCTTACGATTGGTGATGGTTTGGTTTCACAGCTTCCTGCCCTCATTACTTCAACCGCTACAGGTATTTTAATTACGCGTGCCA from Sulfurospirillum diekertiae includes:
- the argB gene encoding acetylglutamate kinase, with protein sequence MQHKIHQAQILMDALPYIKLFNKKTIVIKYGGAAQINPELKEQFAKDIVLLYLVGIKPIIIHGGGKKINALLDKLEVKSSFVDGLRVTDDQVMEVVEMVLSGSINKEITTLLNHHGAKAIGITGKDANFIHARPMDDGKYGLVGDITKIDKKVLKHLMREKFIPVIAPIAAGDDINHPGYNINADLAASKIAVAMQAKKIIFLTDTPGVLDKEGNLISSLDKTKIKALKKDGTISGGMIPKLDACLETVRGGVECAHIIDGRVQHSILLELFTKDGIGTIIKE
- the thrC gene encoding threonine synthase — encoded protein: MFIETRGNDGIKPNKVPFSFAILNPSASFGGLYVPENLPKIDTDFLEKASKKSYKEITLDILRLFKIDIEEEVMQKAVALYDAFDDASEPTPLVQIEDDLFVNELYHGPTRAFKDMALQPFGYILSHLAQKLNEQYLILAATSGDTGPATLDTFANKPNIKVVCLYPDGGTSDVQRLQMTTQKSPNLKIIGIHGNFDDAQNALKRLLASSSFKEALSTKNIKLSAANSVNFGRIIFQIIYHIYAYVALLKQKKVELGKPFYTIIPSGNFGNALGAYYAKKMGLPIEKILIASNINNILTDLITTGVYDLRNRSLLQTTSPAMDILISSNVERVLFDKFGAIRTKELMEDLKENKLYILSKEELASLQSDFEAVYSDDTFGKDQIKHYANQGYIMDPHTATCLKAYQELKAKPLPCVLCSTAEWTKFAPTMLNAINQNSVKYNDKEALEGISNALHVKIPNCISTLFNEPVIHDKVVAKEGIEAEIFNFLNHKASK
- the kdsB gene encoding 3-deoxy-manno-octulosonate cytidylyltransferase; translated protein: MIIIPARLASTRFPGKILANIHGLPMVIATAKRVQNLDDVAIAADTEEVVQLASDYGFKAILTSQDHQSGTDRINEAASKLNLSENEIIVNVQADEPFIEEAVVKSVIERAKNTDAMITSACKKIDLNHVKDPNLVKVILDINKNAIYFSRSVIPYDREGGFEGYFGHIGLYAFRKKALQTFCTLPYAPLEHIEKLEQLRAIYHGYTIAMVEVESQSFGIDTQEDLERALHFFQ
- the dsbD gene encoding protein-disulfide reductase DsbD, with product MQHILRYSALFFLLMVSLFGVEKPKVLTPEEAFKVTATHTLHGAIISIALGDKIYMYDDKIKLELTQPKVVDITGWIERPKSENFHDYVTQRKSFELFVPQSLLEDQVKKGNFTLKLSYQGCSELGICYQPLTKEFTFNLMGSSLIVAQNKTVLSEQDEIAQSFMNNNIIFVLLSFFGFGLLLSLTPCVFPMVPILSSIIVSQPSMSMNAKKGFLLSLVYVLAMSLAYTIAGVLAALFGANIQVSMQNPWVIGAFSAVFVILALSMFGFYEIKMPNFIQNRVSQKTGKAQAKGIIGIAVMGFLSALIVGPCVAAPLAGALIYISQSGDALLGGSALFVMSLGMGIPLLLLGTTAGKYMPRPGMWMRNVSVFFGVMLLGVAIWMLSRIIPSFVSMALWAVLIISATIYFGALEPLNEHTKGWQKIFKSLLFIILVYGVALFIGFLSGASNPLAPFEKFIAKESLTVPSSLSSSSFTKVKNLNELENAIKNSPKPVMVDFYADWCVNCVEFEKFTFSDASVKEKLEKFTLLKVDVTKNSEEDKALQKAFTIYGPPAILFFKEGKESAEFRLVGFKNADEFLAHLEKIGI
- the ppk2 gene encoding polyphosphate kinase 2, with product MMDKEPIKEKDDKVQIWVKKSELKYEKDLKRLQIELLKFQNHVKDKGLKVLIIIEGRDAAGKGGTIKRITEHLNPRGARIVALSKPSDTERSQWYFQRYTEHLPSAGEIVLFDRSWYNRAGVEPVMGFCTQEEHKEFLREVPKFETMIANAGIIFFKFYFSVGKEEQAKRFKERKTDPLKQFKLSPVDEKSQELWDQYTVAKYSMLLASNNPKCPWTIILSDDKKKARINTIRHILQNVDYPDKIKKKHLATDNSIVRSGKQEIEIMEKSLPSENLSHLNG
- a CDS encoding HD-GYP domain-containing protein, encoding MSKVVKIFLNHGFTPIDNRAFRRGTVLAFDCYIQRFNGFVILIESGTFLNEEIYQKLSNPDLQIYVENKSYPKYKVYHDETIHKIGNVSEEDTLYSFDEAVKNCIDIHKIVLKTQAITEKLKLIYTHSKSLFDAWIKDKEEKYLPIEAIDILAEELVFVVNQERVTLSKFNDFLDEKDSLSAHCIKVAFFASILGSQIGIDMTDQKKLVLGAILHDIGKYEIDDELLNKPDFLSESEIKKIQTHVDASVTLVKRSGLKDRIVINAIKEHHERLDGSGYPRGIDSSRISSFEKIIAICDIFDALITLKPYRGAYSTYNALSLIQEESKNKLDIDYIKLLIKHLR